The Treponema sp. OMZ 790 genome includes the window GGCGGAGAAAGAAAACGGATTGCCTTAGCGCGTCTTATGCTCAATATAGATAATAAAGATGTAATTATTTTAGATGAAACATTTGCCAATTTAGACATACATGCTATTCAGTCAATTTTAACCGAAGTGCTTAACAAATCTAAAAACAAAATTGTAATTATCATTTCGCATGATGAAGCCGTACAAAGATTTTTAGGCGATAATACTAATGTAAATGTGCTAAATATTGGAAATGGGAACAATTACTAATTAATTGTATTACAGCAACGAAATGGTAGAAGAAACTTACAGAGTTTAAATATGAAGAGTTATCTAAATAAAGAATATGATTGAAAATCTTGATTTAATTGTAAAGGATTCTAAAAATGTTAATTTATGGAAGGGTTTCTAATACCCGCTTCAACGCTTACAAACGTGACTGAGCTCGTTTGTAAGTTAAGTGAATGTTCGGCAGGAATTCTGCCTCACTGTTTATCTGCCGAGTTTTTGGAGGAACCTTATGTTCAAATTTTTAAAGACATGGTATATGGTTTTATACCTTGTCTTGCAGGCCCTTTCCACTGCGTTGGAAGTAGGAGTTTCGTATGTGATGATGCTGGCAATAGACTATGCAACAAACGGAACTATCGAAAAGCTGCACTTGTACCTCATAGGCACAGCAGCCTATCTCCTTATCTCCTTTTTGGTCGATGTTGTGACTAAAAGGGTGCACGAAAAAGCAGGTGCACAAGCGGTTTTTTCATTGAGGGAAGCCTTGATGAAAAAAATATTAACCATGAGCACCGGCGAATACGCCTCGCGCAATTCGGGGAGCTATGTTGCCTTTCTTACAAAGAATGTCGAAAAACTGGAAGAATCTTACTTTTGGACAATCTTCCGAATTTATCCTTCATTTTTACAGCTGGTAGTTTCTGTTATTTGGCTTTCGATTATGGATTGGAGACTTTCCCTCTTTGTGCTTTTTACCGGTCTTATCCAGCTCATTGTGCCCAAATTTACGGTGAAGCCTGTAGCTGAAGCCGAAAGAGACTATATTGAAAGGGGCGAAAACTACACCATTACCCTAAAAGAAATATTTTCCGCCTTTGATCTGATTAAGTCCTATAACCTTCAGGAAAAAATCGAGATTCTTCACCGCAATGCGAACACCGGTTATAAAAAAGCTTCTTTTAAAGACATGTGCATGAACGGCTTTATGGGAAGCCTAGGAGACTTACTTTCCAACATAACCTACATAGGCGTTTTCTTTTTAGGCGCCGTTTTGGTTCTTTTGGGCTTTTTTAAAATCTCGGTAATAATAGCCGCAAGCCAGCTTGTTGTCTTTATCGTTTACCCTTTGAGTAACCTGACACGCTACATAACTTCGCTTTTAGCTTCAAAAGCGGTAATAAAAGACCTTGATGAAATTTTAAATATGGAAGAAAAGGACGGCTCTTTCAAAGATATAGAAGCAAAAACTTCCTTTGAAGATTCGATAAGTTTTGAAAATTTAAGTTTTAGCTATCCTCAAGATGGCGAGGATGAAGATTATGAAGAAAATCGAGGTGCTTTTCCTGCCTTAAAAAATATAAATCTTAGCGTAAAAAAAGGCGAAAAGGTTTTAATTGTCGGGGAAAGCGGTTCGGGAAAGTCCACTCTTTTAAGCCTTTTATATAAAAAATTTACCGGCTATGAGGGGCTTATAAAAATAGACGGAACGGACATCCGCAAGATTCCCGATGCCTCTTATTTTAAGCTTGTTTCGGTAGTGCATCAGTCTCCCTTTATCTTTGACGATACAATCAAAAACAATATTGCCCTTTATGAAGAAATAAGCGATGAAAGAATAAAAGAGGCTTGTAAAAAAGCCGGCTTGCAAAGGTTTATCGATGGCCTTCCTCTCGGACTTGAAACAAGGATAGGCGAGGGAGCCTCGAAAATTTCAGGCGGAGAAAAACAGCGCATAGCCATTGCAAGGGCATTGGTAAAGGATTCCCCAATTCTTTTGATGGATGAAGCAACCTCCGCCTTAGATAAGGAAACAAGTGCCGAAATAGAAAATACCGTGTTATCCCAAAAGGAACTAACCTGTATAATAATTTCGCACCATGTAAGCGAAGCCTTAAAGGCTAGGGCGGACAAGATTATTACCGTAAAAGACGGATCAGCCGATATTTAGAAGCGGAAAAGCGCTATTTGCAAAACTTAAAAATTCATTAGTGAAAAGGCTTTTATTTTTTTGCAAATTGTGCTAACATTCTTTTTATGGCTAATGATAACTTGTACACGCGCAAGATAGAACCTGCACCCGATAAGCCTGTCCAAAACGGAAAATCGAATTTCGGAACCTTTTCAGGCTGCTTTAAAAAATTCGATATAAAAGGGCTCTATCGGGTTTTCGGTAATTTGCCCCTCCCTAGGATAATTTCCAATGCCCGAATTTCGGGAACGATGAGGTTTTTGTTTTGCGATGATGAGATAATAGGCGAAATGGCCTTTTTTTCGTGCTATATCTTCTCCTTTATGGAAACAACCTTTTGGGTTCGTAAAACTCAGCAAAAATATGCTTACCGGCAGTACTTGCCGGGCGGTTTTATTCATATTCCTAAGCACATAAGCTACAGTGTTACAGCCTGCCGGAAACCTTATAGATATGCCCGTATCTTTTCCCGTCTTTCCCACGGGAAGCTTCATGCCGACTTTGACTTTTTGGCTCATGATTCCCGCCCCTCATGCGAGGGCCGCCTCGATTTGGATATTCGGGATAAGGATGCGGCTGATTTTTCCTGCGTAATTCCCAACTATGTAAGCCGGCGCTGTATGGCCATGTACATGCAGACCGGTACCGTAAAGGGCTGGATAAGTTTGGGTTATAACGAAGACATTCAGCTAAAAAAAGAGACAGCCGTAGGGGTTTTTGATGTAAGAAAGGCTTACACCGGGTTTAGGGCAAAGCGTACCCTTGTAAACGGTCTCGGCAAACTCGACGGCAAATCCTTGGTTTTTTATCTCGCAAATTCGATAGCTGCCGACAGTAATAAATACAACGACAACATAATGCTTTATGACGGGAAACGCACTCCGCTTCCGCCTGTTAAAATAACACGCCCCTTTGGAATTATGGGAAAGTGGATAATACAGGACACCGAAAGCATGGTAGACCTTGTGTTTCTTCCTATTTCAAAGAACTACAAGCGTGTAAATGCCGCCGTTTTTAGGACAGAGTACAGCACCGTTTACGGTCATTTTGAAGGAACCCTTTTGACTGCCGACGGAGAAGAGCTAAAGCTAAAGTCCTTTCCCGGCATTGCCAAAAAATACAATCTTAGAATATGATGATTAAAATAGAAGGGATCGAAATCGAATGGGCCGAATCCAAGGGGCGGAAACTCAGGCTTACCATATCGCCCAAAACGGCCATTCCCTGTATCCATGTTCCTAAAAACTATCCTCAAAGCAAGGCCCTGAACTTTGTTAAAGAAAACATCGCATGGATTAAAAAACATCAATCACGAATTGAGGAAAAGATTTTTAAGAAAAATGTAAAGGCCTCATTGAAGGACGGCTCTACTGTAAGTTTATGGGGGGCTGATTATAAGATCAAAATACTGCGTGCCAAAAAAAACGCAAGCGTTGCAGTCGATGACGATTTTATCTATTTAAAAGAACCTCCCGGAGCCGATCCCAAAAAACGCCCTTCAATTTTGAACCGCCTCTATAAAAAAGAGCTGGAGCTCTATGTTGAAGAAATCCTCCCGCTTTGGGAAGCCAAGATAAAAGAATCCGCCTCCCAGATAAAATACAGGGATATGAAAAGCAAGTGGGGCTCATGCAATTCTTATACCGGCATAATCACCTTAAACACAAAACTCGCCGCCCTCCCTTGCGAATGTGCCGAAATGGTGCTGGTTCACGAGTTTGTTCATTTTAAAGAAAGGCTCCACAACGACCGCTTTAAGCGCTACATGACCAAATACCTCCCCGATTGGAAGGAAAGGGTAAAGATGTTAAATTCGGAAGACTATTAGATTTTTATCATAGTTTAATTTAAGCATCATGCTTTGTGCTAATCGTTGAAGTCTTGTATTCCCTCTCTGATGAATTAAAAACAAAGTAACCTTATTTACTTATAATTTGTTTTACCCTTACTTTGCATCATTATTTTTAACTAACAATGGTGCAATTTAGGAGTCCCCTCATGAAAAAACTGACAAAACTTGCATTTATAGGTTTAATCCTCTTTTTATTTTTAACCGATTGTGATCATAAAACCCTTTCTAAACAAGAAGACATAAATAACGAGTTAAAAAAAGTTGTGCTTGAAATCAAAAACAAAGAAAACATAACGGCAGGAGAGCTAAGGCAAGAAGACATAAGGGCCTATGGTTTTAATGCCAATGTTTATGCAATAAATTACGAAAAAATAGAAGCTGACAGCGAAAAAAGAGAGGTCTACATTACCGTATCATTAAAAAAAGCGGGAACGGAGTCGGTATCAAAGGTTTTTACTATAATCGGATTTAAAGCTCCGGAGCAAAACCTAAGTGATCAAGAGCTTATAAACATTGAAGCCGATAAGGTAGTATTAAGCATTCCGGATATCGAAAAAATAAGCTTTGATGAGCTTACAACAGACAAGCTTATTGCATCGGGATATAAAAAACAATATTCTATACAATACATTGCAAAAAAATATAATTCACAAAAAAAAGAAGTAGAAATCACCTTTTATCTTACAAAGAATCATCTAAGATCTAAAATCAGAACCTTTACAATCAGCGGCTTTAAAGAATCTCTCCCTCCTCAAGGGCTTATCGACATAAAAGAAGAATATCTCTTTTCGGCCCTTTCCTTGACCGAAACAAAGATTACCGCCTCAGCCGCTGCAAAAAAAATTAAAGAAGCCTCAAATAAAACCATAGGTAATTTTATTTTTGAAGAAAATAAAATTCTTAACTATGACGATAAAAAAGGGATCTTTACGGTTTATATAAAGGGAACATACAAAGAAAAACCGTTCAGCAAAAAAATGAGAATAAGCGGCTTTTCTCATCCTTATGTTAATCCGCCCGAATCGGTTTATAAAAAAGATTTGGATTTTACCGCAGGTATTGAAGAAAATCTTTTAATTGATGACTACATTCAAAGAGCAAATTCCGATATTGAAAATTTCTTTAAAGAAAGCTTATCCTTTATGCTTCATAAAGGGAACCGATTATTCAACGAAATAATCATTTTAGGTGACCATGATTCATATAATATGACAGCCGAACTCGAAAAAATAGATAATACCACTTTAAAAATTATACCTATTTTTAACATAAAATATAAGCTAAAAACCGATACGGATAAAACGGAAAAAGAAGAAATAGAAACTTTCAGTCTGGCCGGGTTTTTACAGCCTGTAAAGTATTTTAGCGAAAATGATGTTTATATTCATATCTTAAATGAATTAAACAAACGTAATGACGTTGTAAAAGTTTATCCTCACCGCTTTGCATCGGAATTTTATGCAAACGCCGTTGTAACGGGCAGGCCACCCAAAGAATTATTTAACGATTCGGCAATAGAAAAATACCGAAAACTTTACACTGAAAAAAAACCGAATAAGTATTTAACTTTTGACGGGCTCAATATAGGAATTTCAGAACCTCGAAATGGAGGAATTGAAGTTGATGATTATGAAGGCTCTTTATCATTAACTTATTATGTTGCTTCAAACAAGATAATCGGTGATACAGATAATATAAATTTTGCATTAAGGCAAAATACCGTAAAAGTAACAGGCTTTAGACAGGTAAATGAAGAAACAATAAAAGATTTATTCGGTTTTTCTATCGTAAAAAGCAATGACAAAGACGGAAACCCGGGAACTCTTAATTCGTGGAGAAAAAAATACATACCGGAAAATATGTATCTCGTGCGGGAACAAGGAAATAAAGGGGAAAATGATTGGCTGACATTCTCCAATACGGCTTTGGACTATGAAAATAACAGCGGTTTTATTTTAAGCCTTAATGGGGATGCAAATTTACATGAACTTTTAGCAAATCCGATCAATAAGTTTTTATCGGTAGGACGAAGCGGTGAGCTGCTCCTTATTACACGCATAAACTTAAAAAAAGAACGCCAAAGTGACTATCTTGAAATAAAAATGAATTTTTTAGGTACCGGAGAACCTATTACCCTTATTAGAAATCCATATATCCCAAGAAATTAGCTTAGAATAAAGTTTTAAATTTGATATTGCTTCTAATTCCATATTTTGATATAATCCTCAACACCAATATATTAGAATAATTAAGGAGCCTAAATATATGAAAAAAGCGGAAGCATTGATGAAGTTCATCGACAAGAGCCCCTCAGTTTACCATGCAATCAAAAATGCAGGTGAATTCTTAGAAGCAAAGGGCTTTGTTCATTTAAACAGAGAAGACACCTTTGAGCTAAAACCTCAAGGAAGATATTTTGTAACAAATAACGGAAGTGCCTTGATTGCATGGCAGATGCCTAAGTCAGGTAATGCAGAAAACGGGTTTAGGATTGTAGGAAGCCACAGCGATTCTCCCACCTTCCGCATAAAGCCCAATCCCGAAATTAAGGTAAACAACCATTATTTAAAACTAAACACCGAAGGCTACGGAGGGGTTATCCTTTCAACCTGGTTTGACAGGCCCCTTTCGGCAGCAGGAAGGGTCGTAATAAAAACGGACGACCTTTTAAGGCCTGAAGTTAAGCTTATCAACTTCGATAAAAACCTTTTGACAATTCCGAGCCTAGCCATTCACATGAACAGGGAAGTAAATGACGGCTATAAATACAATAAGCAAAAGGACACCCTTCCATTAGTTGCTTTGATAAACGAAAAGCTTGAAGAAAAGGGCTTTTTGATGAACCTTATCGCCGAAGAAGCAGGCGTAAGTGTGGACAAGATTTTGGACTTTGATCTCTACCTTTACGACAGACAGCCGGGCTGTTTTGTCGGAGCAAACAACGAATTCTTCTCGGTCGGAAGAATCGACAACCTCGGAATGGCCTGTGCCTCCATCGATGCCCTAGGCGATGCCCTTCCTTCAAACTTTGTGCAGGTTGCAGCCATTTTCGACAACGAAGAGGTCGGCTCAAGGACAGCTCAGGGAGCAGGCAGCCCCTTCCTCCACGACACATTGCAAAGAATAATAGTTGCAACCTCAAAGGGAAATGCCTTCGAAGAATTGCAAAAGGCCTTGGCCAAGTCCTTCTTGGTTTCAGCCGATCAGGCCCATGCCCTTCATCCCAACTACACGGAGAAAAACGATATTACAAACTTCCCCCTGATGAATAAGGGGCCGGCCGTTAAGGTCGCCGCTTCCATGAGCTATACAACGGACGGAATATCGGGCGGAATCTTTAAAGATATCTGTGCAAGGGCAGGAGTTCCCTGTCAAAACTATGTAAACCGCTCGGATGTTGCAGGAGGCTCGACCATAGGCCCGATTTCTCTTTCTAACCTTAACATAAAGAGCGTCGATATCGGAAACCCCATCCTCGGTATGCATTCCGTGCGCGAACTTGGAGGCACCGAAGATCAAGAATACATTACAAAGGCCTTTGCAGAGTTTTATAAATAGATTTTGATAAATTAAGAGATTGATGAGTAAATGTATAGATTTTCCGATTATGACGTAATCGTCGTAGGAGCAGGGCACGCAGGCATTGAAGCCGCCTTAGCTTCCGCCAGAATGGGGGAAGCAACCCTGCTCATTACCCAAACCCTTGACAGCGCAGGCCGCCTTTCGTGTAATCCTTCGATAGGCGGTATCTCCAAGGGAAACATAGTCCGCGAGATAGATGCTCTGGGCGGAGAAATGGGTCGTCTCGCCGATGCCTCGATGATTCAGTACAGGCTTTTAAACAAGAGCCGGGGCCCTGCAGTACAGGCTCCGCGAGTTCAAGCCGATAAATTCCTTTATTCTCAACTTGCAAAGCACGCGATTGAGCTTGAAAAGAACCTCCATGTTTTTCAGGATACCGTCATCGACATAATTTCTTCAAACACAAATGAGTCGGGCTATGTCGAAAGGGGGAGCGTTCAGTGTGTAAGGACGGAAAGGGGAAGAGAATTTTCCGCTAAGGCTGTAGTCCTTGCAACAGGCACATTTATGGAAGGGAAGATTTACATAGGCGAGTACGAATCCCCTGATGGAAGATTGGGAGAAAGGGCAGCCCTCGGCCTCGGCCCTGCCTTGGCAAAAAAAGGTTTTACCGTCGGGAGACTTAAAACGGGAACGCCCATGCGTATTCTCCGCCGCTCCTTTGATCCTTCCCTTACCGAAGAACAGGAGGCCGATGAGATTATGCGCCCCTTTTCTTTTGCAAATGCCGAAATACACAGACCCTATGCCAAGTGTTACATCACCCACACAAACAGCGAAACCCACGATATAATAAGGGAGAACCTTCACAGGGCAGCCCTTTTTTCGGGTAAGATCACGGGTACGGGAGCCCGCTACTGCCCTTCCATCGAAGATAAGATTAAAAAGTTCCCCGAACGGGACCGCCACCATGTCTACATAGAACCTGAAGGCCTAAACACGGAAGAGCTTTATATAAACGGGCTTTCTTCTTCCCTCCCTGAAGATGTTCAGGATAGGATGATAAGAACCATTCCCTGCTTTAAGGACGTAATAATTACGCGCCCGGCCTATGCCGTAGACTATGCCTATGTTTCGCCCATTCAGCTTTCATCGGACCTTCAAACCCGCCGTATCGAAGGCCTCTTTTTGGCAGGGCAAATTAACGGAACCTCAGGCTATGAAGAAGCCGGAGGGCAAGGCATAATAGCCGGTATAAATGCAGCCCTTTTTTCGCGTTCTCTAAAATTTAAGGATGAAAAATATGTTCCCTTTGTGCTAAAGAGGGATGAGGCCTATATAGGCGTTATGATAGATGACCTTGTAACCCAAGGTGTGGATGAGCCCTACCGAATGTTTACCGCCCGTGCGGAGTACAGGCTTAACCTAAGACACGACACAGCCGATGAAAGACTCACCGAAAGGGCCTACCAAATAGGCCTTCAAACCAAGGAGGCTTCCGGCCGCCTAAAGGAAAAGCTTTTAAAGAGAGAAAAAATAATCTCAGGTTGGCAGGATATAAAAATTACGAGGGAGCTTGTATCGGAGCATCCTGAGCTTAAAAACCATATCGGGAAGAGCCTTGCCGAAGCCCTCCATGACCCTCAAGTTTCCCTTGAATGTATCAGTGAAATAGATAAAAGCTCTCATACTTACAGTGCAGAACTTTTAGAATCGGCCGAGCTTGAAATAAGGTACGAGCACTACATAGCCGTTCAAAACAGGAAGATAGCTAAGGTTAAGCGTATGGAAAACACCAAGATTCCTCCCGATTTTGACTATGATGCAGTCTCAGGCCTTTCTACCGAATCAAGAAACCGCCTAAAAGAAGTCCGCCCCGAAACCATAGGTCAAGCAAGCAGGATTAGGGGGATTAGGCCTTCGGATGTTATGCTTTTGTCTATACTCTTGTAAATATGCGGGCATCTTCTGTGTTACTTCACCAAAAACAGTCCTCGACGTGCAAAAAGCACGCCTGCGGGTGTTTTTTGTTCATGCCTTGAATCTGCTCCGCCTATTTACAAGAGGCTAAAACAGCAAAGGTGTTTTAGTGAACTCGGCATTTGAATAAGGATTATACGGCTTGTGATTTTTATTTAAACATGATAGAATAAACTTCGGAGATAATTTATGGAAAATAATCGAATATTAAATAAAATACATATCAAACATGAAGATTTAGATTTGATTAAAAATGCCGTTGCAGAGGCGGAAAAAAATACAAACGGCGAGATTGCTTTGGCTGTTATTCCTCAAAGCGATTCTTACTCCTTTGTGGAAATGTTTGCAGCGTTCTGCCTTGCATTTGTTTCATTTTTTATAATGCTTTATTTTGGAGACAGCATTTGGAACCTGCTTGAAAAAAAACTTTGGTATCCTTCACCTAAGATTCTTACAGCAGTAATCGGTGCCGGCGTTTGGATTATAATGCTTTTTTTCTTTTTGCTGATAAATATTCCGGCCCTCGATAGACTAATAATTCCGAAGCGGATTAAAGAAGCAAGAGTTTATGCAAGAGCTTTGAAACATTTTGTAGAATGCGGAATTTATAAGACTGCCGAAAGAACCGGTGTTTTGATTTTTGTTTCCATTCTTGAAAGAAAGGTCTTTATTATTGCAGATTCCGGTATTGCTGCAAAGGTGGAGCAAAAAACATGGAACGGTATTTGCGGAATAATAACCGAAGGTTTAAAATCCAAGAATGCCGCAAAAAGTCTTTGTGCTGCAGTGGACGAATGCGGAAAAATTTTATCCGAATATTTTCCTAAAACTACGGGAAATCCTAATGAATACCCTGACGGGCTTGTTGTCTTGGAGAAATAAATGAAAAGAAATATTAAACACCTATTCATCTTTTGTTTTTTGTTTTTGCTCTTGTTTAAAATTTTTGGCCTCAATGTGCCTAACCTTAAAGGACCTGTAAACGATTTAGCCGGAGTCTTATCCGATAGTGAAAAAAACGAAATAGAGAATTTTCTTTTTGAAATTGAAAAAAATTCGGATGTGCAAATTGTTGTTCTTACTATTCCGTCTATTGAAGATGAAAACCTTGAAGATTATTCGTTGCGTGTTGTAGAAACGTGGCAGCTGGGCTCAAAAGAAAAAGACTCAGGTGTTTTGCTGCTTGTTGCCGTCAATGATAGAAAAATGCGTATCGAAGTCGGTTACGGACTTGAAGCATATCTTACGGATGCCGATGCCGGACGGATTATACGCAATATAATTGCACCTGAATTTAAATCCAAAAATTTCGGTGACGGAATATTTTTTGGTGTAAAGGCTATTGCAGGCCATGCATTACAGGATGAAAACTTTTTACCTGACACAGATTCTTCGGAAGAAGAACTTGATGGTTTTACCATCATTATTGGCTTCTTGCTTATGCTTGCCTTCTGGTTTATTATTTGCAGGCTTATTCCGTGTTTCTTTTGGATTTTGTTCCGCTTAGTAAGCTTGCAGGGCTTTACCGGCCGGGAAATAACGGAGAATTTGTTTACTTCAAGAAGTGTGTTTAAATTTTCCGGTTCCGATGGAGGAGACGGATATTCCGGAGGCGGCAGCAGCAGTTATTCAGGCGGCGGAGGCAGCTTCGGCGGCGGAGGTGCTTCGGGAAGCTGGTAACTGTTACAAGTAACCGTTACAAGTAACTATTACATTCAGGCTCGCAAAAATTTGTTTTAAATTTTAACTGAAATTTGAGTTTTGGGTCAAAAAAATCAAAAAATATGCTTTTTTGAGTGATTTGGTATTGACATTTATTTCAACCTGTGATACTATAGCCCCTGTTGCAAATACAAAATGGGCTATTAGCTCAGTAGGTAGAGCAACGCCCTTTTAAGGCGTGGGTCTCAGGTTCGAATCCTGAATAGCTCAAAGCGGAATCGGTTTATATCGGTTCCGTTTTTTTTTGCCCTGTGCCTGATGTATTGACAAAGGGGCTGCATAAGTGGTACTATTCTATTTTAAGTCTAAATTTACATTTTTAGAGGTTTATATGGCTAGTTCAAAAAAGATTGCTGCTTCCGTAGGGGGCATTATTGTTTTTGTTTTGGGTGTAATCGCCTTTGTTGTGGCTCCTATGGTAACGGACCGTGCTTCTCAAGGTTTTACCGTAGTCGGAAAATGGGGTAATGTCAGAATCGATAACGGTCCATCATCTCCTTTTATTGATCAGTATCACTTTTTGGCTAATTATGTTGAGCGCCAAAAAATGGAGCCCGAAGATGCACAAATGAGAGAATCCTTCTGGCAGCAAATTTCCTATTTGGCTTTTAGAGCAGCTGTTGTACAGGTTGCTATGGAAGATGAGGTTATAAATGCCGGATATAGGGTTCCGCAGTTCCGCATAAACAAGGATTTAATAAACTATTACTTGGATGAAAACGGTGTTTATTCCGAAACAAGATATCAGCAAACTCCCGAGACTACGAGAGTTGCCTACAGAAAAGAGATCGAAAAATATATTAAAGATAACAGATATATTGAAGACCTCTTCGGAAACGGAATAGGGTATGGACTTAAAACTTCTTCAAAAGAAACGGCCTTCATCGTCGATATGGCAAAAAAAGAAAGAAGTTTCAGATATGTTGTTTTTAATTTGAATTTATATCCTTCTTCCGAAATTATAAAATACGGAAAAGAACACAGCGATCTTTTTACAACTTATGATTTATCCTTATTGAGTTATCCTACCGAAGAAGAAGCAAAAAAGATGCTTGTCTCGCTTAAAAACGGAGATGTAAGTTTTGAAGATGCCGTCATTTTAAATGCAACAAAAACTCTTACTGATGATAACGGAAAAATTACTTCAAATTATAGAAACGACATAAATCGATATTTTCCCGACAATGAACACCTTAAATCTGTTTTGGCCTTAAAGCCTTCAGAATTGAGTCCCGTTGTTTCTATGCAAAACGGTATGTTCGGAATTGTAAGATGCAACGCCGAGCCTTCTCTTCCTGATTTTGAAAGTGAAATTCTTATTTCAAATATTAGAACTTACATGACTCGTAACGAGAAAGGCCTTCTTGAAGATTATGTTCTCCAGACTGCGGGTAAATTCGCGGAAAAAGCACGAACTTCAGGCTTTGAAAAAGCTGCCGAAGATTTTAAAGAAGCAGCTTTAACAATTGAAACTTCAAACAGCTTTGGAATAAATTATGGAAATGCAAGCTCTCTTCCGCCTCTTCCCGTTCAGGGTATTTTTGCAGCTCTTGAAAAAAATGAATCTTTTTTTAAAAAGGCTTTCAGACTAAAGAAAGGAGAAATTTCAGAGCCGATTCTTGCAGGTTCTCAAATTGCCGTTTTGACTCTTGAAGAAGAAAAAGAAATTGATGAATATACTCTTGACCGAACCAAAACCGATTATCAAAATCAGGCAGGTGCTTGGTTCCCTTATTATCACATAGCAGCTATTATGAGAATGCAGGGTATGAATTATCCTCTTCCGATTGCTCATAAAACCTTTATGGATTATATTTTTTCGAATTCCAAATTCCAAGATAATTTTGGGAACTTATTTAAATAATAATGACAACAAATAATGAAAAGCCTGAGCTCATTCCGATTGACTCAGGTTTTTCGGTTTTATATCAGGGAAAGTATTTATATTCAAAACGCTCACCGCAAAAAAATATTCTACAATTAATATCTTCTATTGTAATTCAAAGCGAAACATTGGTGCTTTGTGTATCACCTGTTTTAGGATACG containing:
- a CDS encoding ABC transporter ATP-binding protein yields the protein MFKFLKTWYMVLYLVLQALSTALEVGVSYVMMLAIDYATNGTIEKLHLYLIGTAAYLLISFLVDVVTKRVHEKAGAQAVFSLREALMKKILTMSTGEYASRNSGSYVAFLTKNVEKLEESYFWTIFRIYPSFLQLVVSVIWLSIMDWRLSLFVLFTGLIQLIVPKFTVKPVAEAERDYIERGENYTITLKEIFSAFDLIKSYNLQEKIEILHRNANTGYKKASFKDMCMNGFMGSLGDLLSNITYIGVFFLGAVLVLLGFFKISVIIAASQLVVFIVYPLSNLTRYITSLLASKAVIKDLDEILNMEEKDGSFKDIEAKTSFEDSISFENLSFSYPQDGEDEDYEENRGAFPALKNINLSVKKGEKVLIVGESGSGKSTLLSLLYKKFTGYEGLIKIDGTDIRKIPDASYFKLVSVVHQSPFIFDDTIKNNIALYEEISDERIKEACKKAGLQRFIDGLPLGLETRIGEGASKISGGEKQRIAIARALVKDSPILLMDEATSALDKETSAEIENTVLSQKELTCIIISHHVSEALKARADKIITVKDGSADI
- a CDS encoding DUF2804 domain-containing protein — its product is MANDNLYTRKIEPAPDKPVQNGKSNFGTFSGCFKKFDIKGLYRVFGNLPLPRIISNARISGTMRFLFCDDEIIGEMAFFSCYIFSFMETTFWVRKTQQKYAYRQYLPGGFIHIPKHISYSVTACRKPYRYARIFSRLSHGKLHADFDFLAHDSRPSCEGRLDLDIRDKDAADFSCVIPNYVSRRCMAMYMQTGTVKGWISLGYNEDIQLKKETAVGVFDVRKAYTGFRAKRTLVNGLGKLDGKSLVFYLANSIAADSNKYNDNIMLYDGKRTPLPPVKITRPFGIMGKWIIQDTESMVDLVFLPISKNYKRVNAAVFRTEYSTVYGHFEGTLLTADGEELKLKSFPGIAKKYNLRI
- a CDS encoding SprT family zinc-dependent metalloprotease — protein: MMIKIEGIEIEWAESKGRKLRLTISPKTAIPCIHVPKNYPQSKALNFVKENIAWIKKHQSRIEEKIFKKNVKASLKDGSTVSLWGADYKIKILRAKKNASVAVDDDFIYLKEPPGADPKKRPSILNRLYKKELELYVEEILPLWEAKIKESASQIKYRDMKSKWGSCNSYTGIITLNTKLAALPCECAEMVLVHEFVHFKERLHNDRFKRYMTKYLPDWKERVKMLNSEDY
- a CDS encoding lipoprotein 17-related variable surface protein; translated protein: MKKLTKLAFIGLILFLFLTDCDHKTLSKQEDINNELKKVVLEIKNKENITAGELRQEDIRAYGFNANVYAINYEKIEADSEKREVYITVSLKKAGTESVSKVFTIIGFKAPEQNLSDQELINIEADKVVLSIPDIEKISFDELTTDKLIASGYKKQYSIQYIAKKYNSQKKEVEITFYLTKNHLRSKIRTFTISGFKESLPPQGLIDIKEEYLFSALSLTETKITASAAAKKIKEASNKTIGNFIFEENKILNYDDKKGIFTVYIKGTYKEKPFSKKMRISGFSHPYVNPPESVYKKDLDFTAGIEENLLIDDYIQRANSDIENFFKESLSFMLHKGNRLFNEIIILGDHDSYNMTAELEKIDNTTLKIIPIFNIKYKLKTDTDKTEKEEIETFSLAGFLQPVKYFSENDVYIHILNELNKRNDVVKVYPHRFASEFYANAVVTGRPPKELFNDSAIEKYRKLYTEKKPNKYLTFDGLNIGISEPRNGGIEVDDYEGSLSLTYYVASNKIIGDTDNINFALRQNTVKVTGFRQVNEETIKDLFGFSIVKSNDKDGNPGTLNSWRKKYIPENMYLVREQGNKGENDWLTFSNTALDYENNSGFILSLNGDANLHELLANPINKFLSVGRSGELLLITRINLKKERQSDYLEIKMNFLGTGEPITLIRNPYIPRN
- a CDS encoding M18 family aminopeptidase, translating into MKKAEALMKFIDKSPSVYHAIKNAGEFLEAKGFVHLNREDTFELKPQGRYFVTNNGSALIAWQMPKSGNAENGFRIVGSHSDSPTFRIKPNPEIKVNNHYLKLNTEGYGGVILSTWFDRPLSAAGRVVIKTDDLLRPEVKLINFDKNLLTIPSLAIHMNREVNDGYKYNKQKDTLPLVALINEKLEEKGFLMNLIAEEAGVSVDKILDFDLYLYDRQPGCFVGANNEFFSVGRIDNLGMACASIDALGDALPSNFVQVAAIFDNEEVGSRTAQGAGSPFLHDTLQRIIVATSKGNAFEELQKALAKSFLVSADQAHALHPNYTEKNDITNFPLMNKGPAVKVAASMSYTTDGISGGIFKDICARAGVPCQNYVNRSDVAGGSTIGPISLSNLNIKSVDIGNPILGMHSVRELGGTEDQEYITKAFAEFYK